GCGGTTCCCCCAGCCCATGACGAAGACGAGTTCCTCGTCGCCGTCCTCGTTGAAGACGCGGTGTCGCATATCCTTCCGTTCGTCGGGAAGCGATAAAAAGCCCCTCTCTTGACACGATTCGCGACAGTCACTGCGCCGGCGCGGACGAGCACTGAGAAACGGTTTTGCGCCTCGAGACCCCAGTTCCGGTAATGACTGGCTTTGACCGCAGCGACGCGGTCGATCGACTCGAGGAACTCGTCGACACCGTCGAGAACGAGCGGATGCCCGTGCCGGTGCGGGAGGTCTGGGCGTTCGGCGACGTCGCGCTCGGGCTCGACCCCGTCGAGCGGCTCGACGTCTACCTGACGAAGGACATCCTGATGCGCGACGACAGCGCAGGTGGGACATCCGACGGCTCCGACGAGACTGACCCCGAAACGCGGTTCCGCGAGTCCCACGGCATCGAGGGCGTCGGCAAGTCCGTCCGAGCCGACTGGGCCGCCGAGCACCCCGAGTACCTCCGGGCCAACGCCGCCGGCCACGCCGCGCCCGAGAAGTGTCTCGCCGCCCACCTGATCGGGGACGAGGAAGAAAACCAGCCGATCCACCTCGAGGTCTGTAACTCGCCGTTCGAAGACAACGTCACCCAGCGGCTGCGCGGCGCGAAGTTGCGCGACGACTACACGCAACTGCTCGATCCCCGCGGCGTCTGCCTGTGGGCCGACGGCGTGCGCAGCGACGAGGCGTTCCGCAAGCTCCGCGAGAGCGAACTCGCCCTCCCGACGCTCTCTTCCGCCCTCGAGATGCTCGGGATGGAGGCCGACGAAGCGTCGGCGGCGGCCGAAGAACTCCACGCCTGGCGCGAGGATCAGGAGGGCGTCACGGTTCGGGGCGACGTCGTCTGATCGGGTACTCGGCTATCGGTCGTCCCGCTCTCGCTCGATCGGCGCGTCCTGCAGATTCGCGACAGTCGCCTGAACGCGCTCGAGCAGCGCCGCGGTCGCAGCGCGATCGAGGTAGACGGCCCCGCTGTGGCGGTCGTACTCGACTACCCCGGCCTCGGCGAGCGCGGGAAGGTGACGGTGGTGAAGGTCCGTCTCGAGGGTTTGTCTGCTGCAGTCCTCCTCCTCCCCCTCGGTTCCGATCGCAGCCGTCGCTTCGTCGGCGAGATAGTCGACCAGTTCCTCGAACGCGACGATGTCCGCGTCCGTCCGTAGCACGTACCGACAGAGCGCCCGTCGGTACGGATCGCTCAGCGCGTCGAATCCCCTATCGATCGGTACGTCTCCGTCGTCCCCCGCGTTCCTCCCGGCCATCGATCAGTACTGACCATGTCTATCGGATAGTTACCACACGTAAGTATTCACGCTATTTATTAGCACCCGAAATTCCCGCGGCGTAGGCCGAAACCCCGAAGGGAGGGTAGACCCTGGACAACGTACTTACAACGATGATCTTTGCGACGCTTCTGGTCGACTATCCCATTCTACGCGGGACGCTCTCGCACGCGCCCGACGCGATCGTAACCTGGGAACAATCGGATCTCACCGGCGACGGCGCCCACCGGATGCTCGTCTGGGTCGACGGCGACGACGACGCGATCGCGGCGTTCGACGACGCGCTCGAGGCCGATCCGACCGTGGCCGAACCCCTGCGCGTCGTCGACTTCGACGAGCGACGGCTCTACCACCTCGAACTCACGTGCGAAGGGCACCGGGAGAGCGTCTATCCGATCGTCGTCGAGGGTGGCGGCGTCTTACAGGACGTCACCGCGACGGCCGAGGGGTGGTTCTTTCGCGTCGCGTTTCCGAGCGCCGAGACGTTCGGCCGATTCCACGAGTTCTTCGTCGAGCGGGATCTCGACGTCGAGGTTCGACAACTGTACGACGTGTCCGACCGGGCCGAGGACTCGAACGCCAGCCCGAACACGAATCCGCCGTCGCAGTTCGGCCTGACCGCCAGCCAGCGCGAAACGCTCGTCGCCGCCGTCGACGCCGGCTACCTCGACATCCCTCGCGCCTGTTCGCTGGCCGAACTCGCGGACCGGTTCGACATTTCCTCGAACGCGGCCTCGGAGCGGTTCCGCCGCGGCGTCCGGACCCTCATCGAGAACTCGATCTACCCGGAAGACCGCTCGCCGTGACCGCGCCCGCAGATACTCGAGGTGAACATAGTCGGAAACGCGACCGCTCTCGACGGACGGGGAGGGTGTCCGAGCCGTCGTCGCCGCCTCGAATCAGGCGATATCGCGCCGTCGAAACCACCACTGGCTCGCAGCCAGCAGGACGAGCGTCATCGCGACGAGCACGCCCGCATCGACGAGGTCGTAGCTGCTCTCGAGCAGGATTGCGTTCGGATCGAAGTACCGCATCGGTG
The DNA window shown above is from Halopiger xanaduensis SH-6 and carries:
- a CDS encoding helix-turn-helix domain-containing protein, which codes for MIFATLLVDYPILRGTLSHAPDAIVTWEQSDLTGDGAHRMLVWVDGDDDAIAAFDDALEADPTVAEPLRVVDFDERRLYHLELTCEGHRESVYPIVVEGGGVLQDVTATAEGWFFRVAFPSAETFGRFHEFFVERDLDVEVRQLYDVSDRAEDSNASPNTNPPSQFGLTASQRETLVAAVDAGYLDIPRACSLAELADRFDISSNAASERFRRGVRTLIENSIYPEDRSP
- a CDS encoding DUF7344 domain-containing protein: MAGRNAGDDGDVPIDRGFDALSDPYRRALCRYVLRTDADIVAFEELVDYLADEATAAIGTEGEEEDCSRQTLETDLHHRHLPALAEAGVVEYDRHSGAVYLDRAATAALLERVQATVANLQDAPIERERDDR
- a CDS encoding DUF7095 family protein produces the protein MTGFDRSDAVDRLEELVDTVENERMPVPVREVWAFGDVALGLDPVERLDVYLTKDILMRDDSAGGTSDGSDETDPETRFRESHGIEGVGKSVRADWAAEHPEYLRANAAGHAAPEKCLAAHLIGDEEENQPIHLEVCNSPFEDNVTQRLRGAKLRDDYTQLLDPRGVCLWADGVRSDEAFRKLRESELALPTLSSALEMLGMEADEASAAAEELHAWREDQEGVTVRGDVV